A region from the Triticum aestivum cultivar Chinese Spring chromosome 3D, IWGSC CS RefSeq v2.1, whole genome shotgun sequence genome encodes:
- the LOC123075862 gene encoding cysteine-rich receptor-like protein kinase 25, translating to MRIEGVSEYIYAEIRERLLCFEYISNGSLRGYITDELSRLEWNTRYQIIKQICHGLHYLHKEKTILHMDLKPDNILLDNNMVAKISDFGLSRLDEKSQTMDAKRCVTLGYCSPEYLLGGKMSVKSDMYSLGVMIIELVTGYKDIPDNNNVLRRWRHRWNKSQKETPWSYQILQITKCIGIGLHCQESDPYRRPFIQDIIHDMNGNEGTFGQNSNADGFYADQTRPCWDDDMLDIEPLKLHFQFELNKEISCLLNLDNSTTAAIAFAIQSVSPMPYCIQPNKGIVLPLSRCAIVITLESQSMPPKDMQHLGEFVVQSAKIIDGVTPEEITSDMFNKVSGEVVDEVNVDAIFELALLLEES from the exons ATGAGAATTGAAGGAGTAAGTGAATATATTTATGCCGAGATAAGAGAAAGACTGCTATGTTTTGAGTATATTAGCAACGGAAGCCTTCGTGGATATATTACTG ACGAGTTAAGCAGACTTGAATGGAATACACGTTATCAGATAATAAAACAAATTTGTCATGGTTTGCATTACCTACACAAGGAAAAGACTATTCTTCACATGGATTTGAAACCTGACAATATACTTTTGGATAACAACATGGTGGCCAAAATCTCGGACTTTGGATTATCAAGACTGGATGAAAAATCACAAACAATGGATGCAAAACGTTGTGTAACATT AGGATATTGCTCTCCGGAATATCTACTTGGTGGTAAGATGTCAGTCAAATCTGACATGTATAGCTTGGGTGTAATGATCATTGAGCTGGTGACGGGATATAAAGATATCCCTGACAACAATAAT GTACTGAGAAGATGGAGACACAGATGGAATAAATCACAGAAGGAAACACCATGGTCTTACCAGATATTACAAATAACTAAATGCATCGGAATAGGGCTACATTGTCAGGAAAGTGACCCATACAGACGGCCATTTATACAGGACATAATACATGATATGAACGGAAATGAAGGTACTTTTGGACAAAACAGCAACGCTGATGGATTTTATGCTGACCAG ACAAGGCCTTGTTGGGATGACGATATGCTTGATATTGAGCCGCTCAAGCTACATTTTCAGTTCGAACTTAACAAGGAGATATCATGCCTACTTAATCTAGACAACAGTACAACTGCTGCCATTGCCTTCGCTATACAATCGGTGAGCCCGATGCCATACTGCATACAACCAAACAAAGGAATTGTTCTACCACTATCCAGGTGTGCCATTGTGATAACATTAGAGTCACAAAGTATGCCACCAAAGGACATGCAACACCTGGGTGAGTTCGTCGTACAGAGCGCCAAAATAATTGATGGAGTTACACCTGAGGAGATAACGTCGGACATGTTCAATAAAGTGTCTGGTGAAGTGGTTGATGAGGTGAACGTGGATGCTATTTTTGAACTGGCACTACTACTTGAGGAAAGTTAA